A genome region from Yoonia vestfoldensis includes the following:
- a CDS encoding transporter substrate-binding domain-containing protein has protein sequence MMNKLIVTSVAAALLGSAAMAQDVVRLGTEGAYPPYNFINDAGEVDGFERELGDELCARAELTCTWVTNDWDSIIPNLVSGNYDAIIAGMSITDERKQVIDFSDPYTQPDPSAFLALGEVDLENAVIAAQSGTIQASYVTGMAGATLLEFATPDETISAVRNGEADAVLADKAFLEPIDSEGGDLSFVGEDVLIGGGIGLGVRQSDTELRDTFSAAIQSMKDDGSLNALITKWLPGSATF, from the coding sequence ATGATGAACAAACTGATCGTGACCAGTGTTGCTGCCGCCCTTCTGGGCAGTGCCGCGATGGCCCAAGACGTGGTGCGCCTTGGCACCGAGGGCGCCTATCCTCCGTATAACTTCATCAATGATGCCGGTGAGGTCGACGGATTCGAGCGTGAATTGGGCGACGAGCTTTGCGCGCGCGCCGAACTGACCTGCACTTGGGTCACCAATGATTGGGACAGCATCATTCCGAACCTCGTGTCGGGCAATTACGATGCGATCATCGCCGGCATGTCGATCACCGATGAGCGCAAGCAAGTCATCGACTTTTCCGACCCCTATACCCAGCCCGACCCTTCGGCGTTTCTGGCACTCGGCGAGGTCGATCTTGAAAACGCCGTGATCGCGGCGCAATCCGGCACGATCCAGGCCAGCTATGTGACCGGCATGGCAGGTGCGACATTGCTGGAATTCGCGACACCGGATGAAACCATCTCGGCCGTGCGCAACGGCGAGGCGGATGCGGTTCTGGCCGACAAGGCCTTTCTTGAGCCCATCGATTCCGAAGGCGGCGATCTGTCCTTTGTCGGCGAAGATGTGCTGATCGGCGGTGGCATCGGTCTGGGCGTGCGCCAGTCGGATACCGAGCTGCGCGACACGTTCAGCGCCGCGATCCAGTCGATGAAAGATGATGGCAGCCTGAATGCGCTGATCACCAAATGGCTGCCCGGTTCGGCCACGTTCTAA
- a CDS encoding ABC transporter permease — translation MSCWETILDYGLRSQGIGERLLPQRDFTLCQQFTLIGSGMIWNIYFGLVALCTGFFLATAVALGKASQNRLLRKASAWFIFVFRGSPLFIQFFFAYFLFLSLKNVSPFFDPFTSAWAGALVVLFLNTAAYSGEIFHGALQSIPKGDMDAADAYGLSGWARFRRITWPTMLRLGWPAYTNEAIFLFHATTLVFFSGFPAIQQKGDALYYARYFADKTFNPFIPYPILAGYFILLTLVIIGVFGLVNGRLNRHLPQNMRAKLRFKPQVIR, via the coding sequence ATGAGCTGTTGGGAAACGATCCTCGATTACGGGCTGCGCAGCCAAGGCATCGGCGAACGGTTGCTGCCGCAGCGCGATTTCACATTGTGCCAGCAATTCACGCTGATCGGGTCAGGCATGATCTGGAACATCTATTTCGGTCTGGTGGCCTTATGCACAGGGTTCTTTCTGGCCACGGCCGTGGCGCTGGGCAAGGCATCGCAGAACAGGCTGCTGCGCAAGGCATCGGCCTGGTTCATCTTCGTGTTCCGTGGATCGCCCTTGTTCATCCAGTTCTTCTTTGCCTATTTCCTGTTTCTCAGCCTCAAGAATGTCTCGCCCTTCTTTGATCCGTTCACATCCGCCTGGGCGGGCGCGCTGGTGGTGTTGTTCTTGAACACCGCCGCCTATTCGGGCGAGATTTTCCACGGCGCGCTGCAATCCATCCCCAAGGGCGACATGGATGCCGCCGATGCTTATGGCCTGTCGGGCTGGGCGCGGTTCCGGCGGATCACATGGCCCACCATGCTGCGCCTTGGCTGGCCCGCCTATACGAACGAGGCTATTTTCCTGTTCCACGCCACCACGCTGGTGTTCTTTTCGGGCTTTCCCGCGATCCAGCAAAAAGGCGATGCTTTGTATTACGCACGCTATTTTGCCGATAAGACCTTCAACCCCTTCATCCCCTATCCCATTCTGGCGGGCTATTTCATCCTGCTGACGCTGGTCATCATCGGCGTTTTCGGGCTGGTCAATGGCCGGTTGAACCGCCACCTTCCCCAGAACATGCGCGCAAAGCTGCGTTTCAAACCACAGGTAATCAGATGA
- a CDS encoding type 1 glutamine amidotransferase, whose amino-acid sequence MKIGILQTGHAPDELRPTTGDFSDLFQALLGGHGFDFTVYNVVDMDFPAAITDCNGWLITGSKHGAYEDHPFIPPLEAMIREIYAADIPLVGVCFGHQIIAQALGGRVMKFDAGWSVGRQSYQINGDDYALNAWHQDQVVVRPKDATIVGSNDFCANAALVYGNRIFTVQPHPEFDARVIDGLATYRGPGNVPDAQLAQVRADLDKPVDNGRLAAQIARFFKERELA is encoded by the coding sequence ATGAAAATCGGTATCCTGCAAACAGGGCACGCGCCGGACGAATTGCGCCCGACCACGGGCGATTTCAGCGATCTGTTCCAAGCTCTGCTGGGCGGTCACGGGTTTGACTTCACCGTTTACAACGTCGTCGACATGGACTTTCCCGCGGCCATCACCGATTGCAACGGCTGGCTGATCACCGGGTCCAAACATGGCGCTTACGAGGATCACCCGTTCATTCCCCCGCTTGAGGCGATGATCCGCGAAATCTATGCCGCTGATATTCCGCTGGTCGGTGTCTGCTTTGGTCACCAGATCATCGCGCAGGCGCTGGGTGGCAGGGTCATGAAATTTGACGCCGGTTGGTCGGTGGGGCGGCAAAGCTATCAGATCAACGGCGATGATTACGCGCTGAACGCCTGGCATCAGGATCAGGTCGTGGTCCGGCCAAAGGATGCCACAATCGTCGGCAGCAATGATTTTTGCGCCAATGCCGCGCTGGTCTATGGCAACCGGATATTTACCGTCCAGCCGCATCCCGAATTTGACGCCCGTGTCATCGACGGGTTGGCCACCTATCGCGGCCCCGGCAATGTGCCAGACGCGCAGCTGGCGCAGGTCCGCGCCGATCTGGACAAACCCGTCGACAATGGCCGCCTCGCCGCGCAGATCGCGCGGTTTTTCAAGGAAAGAGAACTGGCATGA
- a CDS encoding glutamine synthetase family protein: protein MSWTDKIPAAATAYLEANRLDEVECVIADLPGIARGKAVPAGKWEKQTHFHLPNSIFFQTITGDWGEASGPDGFLEPDMILKPDLSTATAAPWAADGTLQVIHDAYDQKGKPVAFSPRNVLRRVVDLYKAEGWTPVVAPEMEFYLVGRNIDPAKAIEPMMGRTGRPAAGRQAYSMTAVDDYGPVIDDIYEYAEIQGFEIDGIAQEGGAGQLEINLRHGDPIKLADEVFYFKRLIREAALKHDCFATFMAKPIEGEPGSAMHVHHSVIDAKGRNIFTGPGGGETDAFFHFIGGLQEHMPSAIAVIAPYVNSYRRYVPDSAAPVNLEWGRDNRTTGIRIPISDPGARRIENRLPGMDCNPYLCIAASLACGYLGLKNEIRPDKRWVGEAYESESEIAGSLSDALDLFDEATELRAVLGEDFARVYSIVKRLEYKEFLQVISPWEREHLLLNV, encoded by the coding sequence ATGAGCTGGACAGATAAAATCCCCGCCGCCGCCACAGCCTATCTGGAGGCCAACCGCCTGGACGAGGTCGAATGCGTTATCGCCGACCTGCCCGGCATTGCACGCGGCAAGGCCGTGCCTGCGGGCAAATGGGAAAAGCAGACCCATTTCCACCTGCCCAATTCAATCTTTTTCCAGACCATCACCGGCGATTGGGGCGAAGCATCGGGGCCTGACGGTTTCCTTGAACCCGACATGATCCTGAAACCTGACCTGTCCACCGCAACCGCCGCCCCTTGGGCCGCCGATGGCACGTTGCAGGTGATCCACGATGCCTATGACCAGAAAGGCAAGCCTGTCGCCTTTTCGCCGCGCAACGTGCTGCGCCGCGTGGTCGATCTTTACAAGGCCGAAGGCTGGACCCCCGTTGTCGCGCCGGAAATGGAATTCTATCTGGTGGGCCGCAATATCGACCCCGCCAAGGCGATTGAACCGATGATGGGCCGCACCGGCCGCCCTGCCGCCGGACGGCAGGCCTACTCGATGACGGCGGTGGATGATTACGGCCCCGTCATCGACGATATCTATGAATATGCCGAAATCCAGGGCTTCGAGATCGACGGCATCGCGCAGGAAGGCGGCGCTGGCCAGCTGGAAATCAACCTGCGCCACGGGGACCCGATCAAGCTTGCCGACGAGGTGTTCTATTTCAAACGCCTGATCCGCGAGGCCGCGCTGAAACACGATTGTTTCGCCACTTTCATGGCCAAACCGATCGAGGGCGAACCGGGATCGGCCATGCATGTGCATCATTCGGTTATTGATGCGAAAGGCCGCAATATCTTTACCGGGCCGGGGGGCGGGGAAACCGATGCGTTTTTCCATTTTATCGGCGGCTTGCAGGAACATATGCCCAGCGCCATCGCGGTGATCGCGCCCTATGTGAACAGCTATCGTCGCTATGTGCCGGATTCCGCCGCCCCCGTGAACCTTGAATGGGGCCGCGATAACCGCACCACGGGCATCCGCATCCCGATTTCCGACCCCGGTGCGCGCCGGATCGAAAACCGCCTGCCGGGGATGGATTGCAACCCCTATCTATGCATCGCGGCGTCATTGGCCTGCGGCTATCTGGGGCTGAAGAACGAAATCCGCCCCGACAAGCGCTGGGTCGGGGAAGCCTACGAATCCGAATCCGAGATTGCGGGATCTTTGTCCGACGCGCTGGACCTTTTTGACGAGGCCACGGAACTGCGCGCCGTGCTGGGCGAGGATTTCGCGCGGGTCTATTCCATCGTCAAACGTCTGGAATACAAGGAATTCCTGCAAGTGATCAGCCCCTGGGAACGCGAACATTTGTTGTTGAACGTATGA
- a CDS encoding ABC transporter ATP-binding protein yields the protein MSNTAPVIEIRDLHKSYGSLEVLKGVDITAPAGHVVSLIGSSGSGKSTLLRCANLLEDSQQGDVLFCGEAVTWKGSGLNRRPGDHAQMIRIRTNLSMVFQQFNLWAHMTILQNVMEAPVTVLKRPKAEVEASARAYLDKVGIGDKCDAYPAQLSGGQQQRAAIARALCMEPKALLFDEPTSALDPELEQEVVRVIKDLAAEGRTMIIVTHDMRLAADVSDHVVFLHQGRIEEQGAPDALFGNPTTERLRGFLSATVA from the coding sequence GTGTCCAACACCGCCCCCGTGATCGAGATTCGCGACCTGCATAAATCCTATGGGTCGCTCGAAGTGCTCAAGGGCGTCGATATCACCGCCCCTGCCGGTCATGTCGTGTCGCTGATCGGGTCGTCCGGCTCTGGCAAATCGACCTTATTGCGCTGCGCCAACCTGTTGGAAGACAGCCAGCAAGGCGATGTGCTGTTCTGCGGCGAGGCCGTGACTTGGAAAGGCAGCGGTCTGAACCGCCGTCCGGGTGACCATGCGCAGATGATCCGCATCCGCACCAACCTGTCGATGGTGTTCCAGCAATTCAATCTTTGGGCGCATATGACGATTCTGCAAAACGTGATGGAAGCGCCGGTCACCGTTCTCAAACGCCCCAAGGCCGAGGTCGAGGCATCGGCGCGCGCCTATCTGGACAAGGTGGGGATCGGGGATAAATGCGATGCCTATCCGGCGCAATTGTCCGGTGGCCAGCAACAGCGCGCGGCGATTGCGCGTGCGCTTTGCATGGAACCCAAGGCGCTGTTGTTCGACGAACCCACCAGCGCGCTTGACCCCGAACTGGAACAAGAGGTCGTGCGCGTGATCAAGGATCTGGCCGCCGAAGGGCGCACCATGATCATCGTCACCCATGACATGCGCCTTGCGGCTGATGTCAGCGACCATGTGGTCTTTCTGCATCAAGGCCGCATCGAGGAACAAGGCGCGCCCGACGCGCTTTTTGGAAATCCGACAACGGAAAGACTGCGCGGATTTCTATCCGCAACAGTCGCTTAA
- a CDS encoding glutamine synthetase family protein, whose product MSWIDDRPEVRNVRCGAADLNGQARGKRVPRKFAAKLEEEGTRFPFSILNLDIWGEDVEDSPLVFEAGDPDGVLMPTERGYVPMPWLNSPSALLPMWMFHEDGTPFAGDPRQSLARVLDRYKARGLTPVVATEMEFYLVDDSGDGIRQPRSPRSGKRRPGAEILSLRALDAFDVFFNDLYDACDAMNIPAEAAISEVGMGQFEINLEHVPDALKAADDAWLFKMLVRGLARNHGMAASFMAKPYEEYAGSGLHTHFSVMDADGNNLMANDTFQGTRLLHNAIAGCLKGIPDLALIFAPHGNSYERLVPESHAPTGVCWAYDNRTASVRVPGGSFKARRVEHRVAGGDVNPYLFLAAVLGSALIGIEDDLTPPPPISGNAYEQDMLQIPDTWAAAIDAFESSPLVRRIFDNTLVDNFVMTKRQELHYFAELSEEQQLELYLDTV is encoded by the coding sequence ATGAGCTGGATTGACGACCGTCCCGAGGTCCGCAATGTGCGGTGCGGGGCGGCAGACCTTAACGGGCAAGCGCGTGGCAAACGGGTGCCGCGCAAATTCGCCGCCAAGCTGGAAGAAGAAGGCACGCGCTTTCCTTTCTCGATCCTCAATCTTGATATCTGGGGCGAGGATGTCGAGGACAGCCCGCTGGTCTTCGAGGCGGGCGATCCCGACGGCGTGCTGATGCCGACCGAGCGTGGCTATGTGCCGATGCCCTGGTTGAACAGCCCCTCTGCCCTGCTGCCGATGTGGATGTTCCACGAAGACGGCACGCCTTTCGCCGGTGATCCACGGCAATCGCTGGCCCGCGTGCTGGACCGCTATAAGGCGCGCGGGCTAACGCCGGTGGTGGCCACGGAAATGGAATTCTATCTGGTCGATGACAGCGGCGACGGTATCCGCCAGCCACGATCGCCACGGTCAGGCAAGCGCCGTCCGGGGGCGGAAATCCTGTCCTTGCGCGCACTTGATGCCTTTGATGTGTTCTTCAACGATCTTTACGATGCCTGCGATGCGATGAACATTCCTGCCGAGGCCGCGATATCCGAGGTCGGGATGGGGCAGTTCGAAATCAACCTCGAACATGTGCCCGATGCGCTGAAGGCGGCGGATGATGCCTGGCTCTTCAAGATGCTGGTGCGCGGGCTGGCGCGCAATCACGGCATGGCCGCCAGTTTCATGGCCAAACCTTACGAAGAATATGCAGGCTCTGGGCTGCATACGCATTTTTCGGTCATGGATGCCGATGGCAATAACCTGATGGCCAATGACACGTTCCAGGGCACGCGGCTGTTGCATAATGCCATTGCAGGCTGCCTCAAGGGCATCCCCGATCTGGCGCTGATCTTTGCGCCGCATGGCAATTCCTATGAACGGCTGGTGCCTGAAAGCCATGCGCCAACGGGGGTCTGCTGGGCCTATGACAATCGCACCGCATCGGTGCGCGTGCCGGGTGGCAGTTTCAAGGCGCGCCGCGTCGAACACCGTGTCGCGGGCGGCGATGTGAACCCCTATCTGTTCCTGGCCGCTGTGCTGGGGTCCGCCCTGATCGGGATCGAGGATGACCTGACCCCGCCCCCGCCGATTTCGGGCAATGCCTATGAACAGGATATGCTGCAAATCCCCGACACCTGGGCCGCCGCGATCGATGCTTTCGAAAGCAGCCCGCTGGTGCGGCGCATTTTCGACAATACGCTGGTGGATAATTTTGTCATGACCAAGCGGCAAGAACTGCATTATTTTGCGGAACTCAGCGAAGAACAGCAGCTAGAGCTGTATCTCGATACGGTCTAA
- a CDS encoding ABC transporter permease, producing the protein MFSFCTDPATLETLSWFACYLTTGKHMQIYYAVGTVLLLLALTAPAALAFGFAGAAAARSALAPLRWVGKTYIAIVRGVPDIAFFLFFVIALDQALEYLRHQIKCPAWDQPVWQGNDFVVCQAAKLPLGNAAQWVHDTYAFLVAAFTFAIVFGAFAANVLYGAMRAVPRGQLETAEAYGMSQRQTFWRVLVPQMWVYALPGLSNLWMVLIKATPLLFLLGIEDIVYWARELGGAAQPRFTDYPHPDWRQWYFLALLIFYLCFTKVSEIVLDRIMARLTFGQATAAGEAQRKAAA; encoded by the coding sequence ATTTTCAGCTTTTGCACAGATCCCGCGACACTTGAAACCCTGTCATGGTTTGCCTGTTACCTCACGACTGGCAAGCATATGCAGATCTATTATGCTGTCGGGACGGTGCTTTTGTTGCTGGCGCTGACAGCACCTGCCGCGCTGGCCTTTGGATTTGCCGGTGCCGCCGCTGCGCGCAGTGCGCTGGCCCCGCTGCGCTGGGTCGGCAAGACCTATATCGCCATCGTGCGCGGCGTGCCGGATATCGCGTTTTTCCTGTTCTTCGTGATCGCGCTGGATCAGGCGCTGGAATATCTGCGCCACCAGATCAAATGCCCCGCATGGGACCAACCCGTCTGGCAGGGCAATGATTTCGTGGTCTGTCAGGCCGCCAAACTGCCCTTGGGCAATGCCGCGCAATGGGTGCATGACACCTATGCCTTCTTGGTTGCGGCCTTCACCTTTGCCATCGTCTTTGGGGCTTTTGCGGCCAATGTCCTTTACGGGGCGATGCGCGCCGTGCCGCGCGGCCAGCTGGAAACCGCCGAAGCCTATGGGATGAGCCAGCGCCAGACCTTCTGGCGGGTGCTGGTGCCGCAGATGTGGGTCTATGCGCTACCGGGCCTGTCGAACCTGTGGATGGTGCTGATCAAGGCAACGCCGCTGCTGTTCCTGCTGGGCATCGAAGACATCGTCTATTGGGCGCGCGAATTGGGCGGCGCCGCACAGCCCCGTTTCACCGATTACCCACATCCCGATTGGCGGCAATGGTATTTCCTGGCGCTGCTGATCTTCTATCTGTGCTTTACCAAAGTATCCGAGATCGTGCTGGACCGGATCATGGCACGGCTGACATTCGGACAGGCCACCGCCGCCGGCGAAGCCCAGCGCAAGGCCGCCGCATGA